The Bifidobacterium eulemuris genome includes a window with the following:
- a CDS encoding SpaH/EbpB family LPXTG-anchored major pilin, whose product MKMRKLFAGIAAAATMLAGLALGAATASADEGAVVKRSVEFTFTADDAAQLTDRSITVYKIGDYVAYGTDQNVAYGVKTSGGVKNDAVRSALTSAGVENIPENVDALTWAMGTDGTLDQSATRPWNNPSVTRAFANALAAGAATNLTAVNPTPTFTVDETAKTMTVRLPAGVYLFVDNTVDNAASAVTKAVPMLVAAGTTTNGVLNPFATGEGVNTVNFKNTKNTSKTKTVEETSASIGDTLHYTLTGTIANPAPTEFKFTDKPGTGLTINSNSFEFYTVTTDDEGDEIETEVTDATKFTVPDTDVTGGDKVSFEVVVNDPTEFAGQTIRVKFTATVNDDADTTDGVVNKLDNYGKTVEAKTQLHGFNFQKINADKAGVNGATFKVYEGTTVGDQSVAIKFLGSNGSYKKAANQNNETATDELKTATVESTAGKLVVKGLKAGTYTVVETKVASGYQDFKASFTVTINDKGGVTFAKAEDAFGLVTLSDDSHSVTVLNIKSITQLPLTGAAGTALFSAIALLLVGAAFTVYAKSRNTKRALNA is encoded by the coding sequence ATGAAGATGAGGAAACTATTCGCCGGAATCGCCGCGGCAGCGACGATGCTGGCCGGCCTCGCCCTCGGCGCGGCCACCGCGAGCGCGGATGAAGGCGCCGTTGTGAAGCGATCCGTTGAGTTTACGTTCACTGCGGATGATGCTGCCCAACTGACTGATCGTTCAATTACAGTGTATAAGATTGGCGATTACGTGGCCTATGGAACCGATCAGAATGTTGCTTACGGTGTGAAGACCAGCGGCGGTGTGAAGAATGATGCGGTGCGCTCAGCGTTGACTAGTGCTGGAGTGGAGAACATTCCGGAAAATGTTGACGCGCTGACATGGGCAATGGGTACTGACGGCACTCTGGACCAGTCCGCTACCCGTCCGTGGAACAATCCGAGTGTTACTCGTGCCTTCGCTAATGCGCTTGCTGCAGGTGCTGCTACGAATTTGACTGCGGTCAATCCGACTCCAACATTCACTGTGGATGAGACAGCGAAGACGATGACCGTGAGGCTTCCTGCCGGTGTGTACCTGTTTGTGGACAACACCGTCGACAACGCTGCCTCTGCCGTTACCAAGGCCGTTCCGATGCTTGTGGCTGCGGGAACCACCACAAACGGTGTGCTGAACCCGTTCGCAACCGGTGAAGGTGTGAATACCGTGAACTTCAAGAACACGAAGAACACCAGCAAGACCAAGACCGTCGAAGAGACGTCCGCGTCAATCGGTGATACCTTGCACTACACACTGACTGGTACTATCGCCAACCCGGCCCCGACGGAGTTCAAGTTCACTGATAAGCCTGGTACGGGTCTGACCATCAACAGCAACTCCTTCGAGTTCTATACCGTCACCACGGACGATGAAGGTGACGAGATTGAAACTGAAGTGACGGATGCCACAAAGTTCACCGTGCCGGATACTGACGTTACTGGTGGTGATAAGGTGTCATTCGAAGTTGTCGTGAATGATCCTACAGAGTTCGCGGGCCAGACCATTCGTGTCAAGTTCACCGCCACGGTGAACGATGACGCCGATACGACGGACGGCGTGGTCAATAAGCTCGACAACTATGGCAAGACTGTGGAGGCTAAGACCCAGTTGCACGGTTTCAACTTCCAGAAGATCAATGCGGACAAAGCTGGCGTCAATGGTGCCACATTTAAGGTGTACGAGGGCACAACCGTTGGTGATCAGTCGGTCGCGATCAAGTTCCTCGGTTCTAACGGTTCTTATAAGAAAGCGGCTAATCAGAACAACGAAACCGCTACAGACGAACTGAAGACTGCTACAGTCGAGAGCACTGCCGGCAAGTTGGTTGTCAAGGGTCTCAAGGCTGGTACATATACGGTGGTTGAGACTAAGGTCGCTTCCGGCTATCAGGATTTTAAGGCATCCTTTACGGTAACCATTAACGATAAAGGCGGGGTTACTTTCGCTAAGGCCGAGGACGCCTTTGGCTTGGTGACTCTGAGCGACGATAGTCACTCTGTGACTGTTCTCAACATCAAGTCCATCACCCAGCTGCCGCTGACCGGTGCGGCCGGCACGGCGCTGTTCTCCGCGATCGCGCTGCTGCTCGTGGGCGCGGCCTTCACGGTCTACGCCAAGAGCCGCAACACCAAGCGCGCGCTGAACGCGTGA
- a CDS encoding class C sortase, whose product MARRAYGERGGVRSTDKAIRAGAKHAAQPADAAAGQAPHTETAPGVEAGKSNDSNDFNHSSDFNAVVDISDIVRRQRSLRLKLWAMRVVIVLLVLAAVGVGGFPLALQYRSARDLANTSTSAAERVAGWPYPQAETALEEARAYNTRLAESGQAILGEAADPFSAIQDAANGETDGETESASQQDEEYQSLLDSGGGVMGTIRIPKISVELPIYHGTSETALASGAGHLYGTSLPVGGENTHSVITGHRGLVEAAMFTRLDEMEVGDYFYIEVMGETLGYQVDRITVIEPDDTSQLKIVSGEDRVTLMTCTPYGVNTHRLLVSAVRSSIPDVIPAEEDAAVDARSIAIGVGLGVLVFGLLLVGCRRSPWHIRRHADWWPKRG is encoded by the coding sequence GTGGCCCGCAGGGCGTACGGCGAAAGGGGCGGTGTGAGGTCCACGGACAAAGCGATTCGCGCGGGCGCGAAGCATGCCGCACAACCCGCAGACGCGGCCGCCGGTCAGGCCCCGCACACCGAAACCGCTCCGGGCGTCGAAGCCGGAAAATCCAACGATTCCAACGATTTTAACCATTCCAGCGATTTCAACGCCGTAGTCGACATCTCCGACATCGTCCGCCGCCAACGGTCGCTGCGTCTCAAACTGTGGGCGATGCGCGTGGTCATCGTACTGCTGGTCCTCGCCGCGGTCGGCGTGGGAGGATTCCCCCTCGCCCTGCAATACCGTTCCGCCCGCGATCTCGCCAACACGTCGACAAGCGCCGCCGAGCGCGTGGCGGGCTGGCCGTACCCTCAGGCGGAAACCGCGCTTGAAGAGGCGAGGGCATATAACACGCGTCTCGCCGAATCAGGGCAGGCGATTCTGGGCGAGGCCGCCGATCCTTTCTCCGCCATCCAAGACGCCGCCAACGGCGAGACCGACGGCGAAACCGAATCCGCATCGCAGCAGGACGAGGAATACCAGTCGCTGCTCGACAGCGGCGGCGGCGTGATGGGCACCATCCGCATCCCGAAAATCTCCGTGGAACTGCCGATCTACCACGGCACCTCCGAAACCGCGCTCGCCTCGGGCGCGGGGCATCTCTACGGCACCAGCCTGCCGGTCGGCGGCGAGAACACCCACAGCGTGATCACCGGGCATCGCGGCCTGGTGGAGGCGGCGATGTTCACGCGCCTCGACGAGATGGAGGTGGGCGACTACTTCTATATCGAGGTGATGGGCGAGACGCTGGGGTATCAGGTGGACCGCATCACCGTGATCGAACCGGACGACACCTCGCAGCTGAAAATCGTTTCCGGCGAGGACCGCGTGACCCTGATGACCTGCACGCCCTACGGTGTGAACACGCACCGTCTGCTGGTTTCGGCCGTGCGTTCGTCGATTCCGGACGTGATCCCCGCCGAGGAGGACGCGGCGGTGGACGCCCGCTCCATCGCCATCGGCGTCGGACTGGGCGTACTGGTGTTCGGACTGCTGTTGGTGGGATGTCGGCGCTCGCCATGGCACATCCGCCGTCATGCCGACTGGTGGCCCAAGCGGGGTTGA
- a CDS encoding DUF5979 domain-containing protein, with product MKLKKLVEGTDASEYAGQKFTFSATVTLPEDSTSTLRDSYPAEGLAEGYSVQMVVSQDGKSGTITGIQAIPKKEVTIKGLPKGATVIFTETGTPGDKRDPSVFSTTYLNNVTKARDGSAEAKPASDGSVQTVTVTNRVSSGNGKLTVTKTFTNLDSENISDQDRYNLARSFQIVSSDGTVPTLTLDNASQVEPEGGVSADNASTVTYTWTMEKLTAGEDPVTLTERGYAVSGVTVTAETAVSGNVTFGPSARGSSLISERVIVVRLS from the coding sequence GTGAAGCTGAAGAAGCTGGTTGAAGGCACTGACGCGAGTGAATATGCGGGCCAAAAGTTCACGTTTTCCGCGACGGTGACATTGCCGGAAGATTCCACGTCCACCCTGCGTGATTCGTACCCCGCTGAGGGATTGGCTGAGGGCTATAGCGTGCAGATGGTGGTGTCGCAGGATGGCAAGAGCGGCACGATTACAGGCATCCAAGCGATACCTAAGAAAGAGGTGACCATTAAGGGCCTGCCCAAAGGCGCAACCGTAATATTCACCGAAACCGGAACGCCTGGTGATAAGCGTGATCCTTCCGTGTTCTCCACCACGTACTTGAATAATGTGACCAAGGCGAGGGATGGCTCGGCTGAGGCGAAGCCGGCGAGCGACGGTAGCGTACAAACCGTGACGGTCACCAACAGAGTGAGCAGCGGCAACGGCAAATTGACCGTGACCAAGACGTTCACGAATTTGGATTCGGAGAATATCAGCGACCAGGATCGATATAATTTGGCGCGTTCGTTCCAGATTGTGTCTTCGGATGGGACGGTTCCTACCCTGACTTTGGACAATGCATCCCAGGTCGAGCCCGAAGGCGGCGTGAGCGCCGACAATGCGAGCACGGTGACCTACACCTGGACGATGGAAAAGCTGACAGCGGGTGAGGATCCAGTGACGCTGACGGAGCGAGGCTATGCGGTGAGTGGTGTGACCGTGACCGCGGAAACCGCTGTCTCTGGCAATGTGACGTTCGGTCCGAGTGCGCGAGGTTCGTCATTAATAAGTGAGCGCGTAATCGTTGTTCGTTTGTCGTAA
- a CDS encoding YggS family pyridoxal phosphate-dependent enzyme — translation MTAYMEHKNLANEVVDESRARQIADNVRRALDRVATAEAEAGREMGSVRLLAATKTRDVGEILAAIDAGVRMIGENRPQEIVAKAPGLAKRLAERGFALGADSSVAEPVEHIPFHLIGQLQSNKIGKVLPSVDAIESVDSIELAEKIARRAVARGITVGMLLEVNESGEDSKSGCPPSHAIDLAQRIGAMGGLELQGLMTIGAHVDDERVIRSGFAHLRRTRDLILDSGAEGTGHCVELSMGMSQDMELAIAEGATIVRVGTAIFGARDFI, via the coding sequence ATGACGGCATATATGGAGCATAAGAACCTCGCCAACGAGGTGGTCGACGAATCGCGGGCCCGTCAGATCGCGGATAACGTGCGTCGCGCGCTGGACCGCGTCGCCACCGCCGAGGCCGAGGCCGGCCGCGAGATGGGGTCGGTGCGTTTGCTGGCCGCCACCAAAACCCGCGATGTGGGCGAGATCCTCGCCGCCATCGACGCGGGCGTGCGCATGATCGGCGAGAACCGCCCGCAGGAGATCGTGGCCAAAGCGCCGGGATTGGCCAAACGTCTGGCCGAACGTGGATTCGCGTTGGGGGCGGATTCGTCCGTGGCTGAGCCGGTCGAGCATATTCCGTTCCATCTCATCGGCCAGTTGCAGTCGAATAAGATCGGTAAGGTGCTGCCTTCGGTCGATGCGATCGAATCGGTGGATTCCATCGAATTGGCGGAGAAAATCGCCCGCCGTGCGGTGGCGCGCGGCATCACGGTCGGCATGCTGTTGGAGGTCAACGAATCCGGGGAGGACTCCAAATCCGGCTGCCCGCCCAGCCATGCCATCGACTTGGCGCAGCGCATCGGTGCCATGGGCGGACTTGAGCTGCAGGGCCTGATGACCATCGGCGCGCATGTGGATGACGAGCGCGTGATCCGCTCCGGCTTCGCGCATCTGCGCCGCACCCGTGATCTGATTCTCGACTCCGGAGCCGAGGGCACCGGGCATTGTGTGGAACTGTCGATGGGGATGAGTCAGGATATGGAACTCGCCATCGCCGAAGGGGCCACCATCGTGCGGGTCGGCACCGCCATTTTCGGCGCACGCGACTTCATCTGA
- a CDS encoding integrase catalytic domain-containing protein — protein sequence MATRKRLTNRFKAEYAKGDKKQKGEILDRLEAVGMGRSTARRLLTQAEREKPVKGAARGRRPKYDAGAQRLLERLWLLMGMPCGPYMKAMFDQWIPALLANGELDGIDGDALDQVLAMSPSTIDRRLRPLKQAAMPKGASLTRPAAEHMRNSIRIRKCTDETIRVPGLAEADTVAHCGPSMKGEFARTLTMVDYATNWTVNVTARNNAKSNIKAAVATALPLFPFPVTCFDSDNGVEFINDELVDWLLEQDIEQTRSRPYRKNDQATVESRNNHVVRKYAFHWRYDTAQQRELLNRLWAKTYVLLNLFTPTRKPVRVDQGRDGRRKTVYDEPRTPWARVLEHDAADRAAGGGGYVVDDARRRIEGIIAATNPARLNREIAVIQDELERVSRDRTEAMARRAGLDMGYLGKAIERMRADAGQNDK from the coding sequence ATGGCCACGAGAAAACGGCTGACGAACAGGTTCAAGGCGGAGTACGCCAAGGGCGACAAGAAACAGAAGGGCGAGATCCTCGACCGCCTCGAGGCCGTCGGGATGGGCAGGTCCACCGCCCGGCGGCTGCTCACGCAGGCGGAGAGGGAGAAACCCGTGAAAGGCGCGGCGCGGGGCAGGCGGCCGAAGTACGACGCGGGCGCGCAGCGGCTGCTGGAGCGCCTGTGGCTGCTCATGGGCATGCCGTGCGGCCCGTACATGAAGGCCATGTTCGACCAGTGGATTCCCGCGCTCCTGGCGAACGGCGAGCTCGACGGCATCGACGGCGACGCGCTGGACCAGGTGCTGGCGATGAGTCCGTCGACCATCGACCGGCGGCTCAGACCGCTCAAACAGGCCGCCATGCCGAAGGGCGCGTCGCTGACCCGGCCGGCCGCGGAGCACATGCGCAACTCGATCAGGATCCGCAAATGCACCGACGAGACAATCCGCGTTCCCGGCCTGGCCGAGGCAGACACCGTGGCCCACTGCGGGCCCAGCATGAAGGGCGAGTTCGCCCGCACCCTGACGATGGTGGACTACGCGACGAACTGGACCGTGAACGTCACCGCCCGCAACAATGCCAAATCCAACATCAAGGCAGCGGTCGCCACCGCCCTGCCGCTCTTCCCGTTTCCCGTCACCTGCTTCGACTCCGACAACGGCGTCGAGTTCATCAACGACGAGCTCGTCGACTGGCTGCTCGAACAGGACATCGAACAGACCCGCAGCCGCCCGTACAGGAAGAACGACCAGGCCACCGTCGAGTCGCGCAACAACCACGTCGTCAGGAAATACGCGTTCCACTGGCGCTACGACACCGCGCAGCAGCGCGAGCTGCTCAACCGGCTGTGGGCGAAGACCTACGTGCTGCTGAACCTGTTCACGCCCACCCGCAAGCCCGTGCGCGTCGACCAGGGGCGCGACGGGCGCAGGAAGACCGTGTACGACGAGCCCCGCACCCCGTGGGCGCGCGTGCTGGAGCACGACGCCGCCGACCGCGCCGCCGGGGGCGGCGGATACGTCGTCGACGACGCCCGCCGCCGCATCGAGGGGATCATCGCCGCCACCAACCCCGCCCGCCTCAACCGCGAGATCGCCGTCATCCAGGACGAACTCGAACGCGTCAGCCGGGACCGCACCGAGGCGATGGCCCGCCGCGCCGGCCTGGACATGGGATACTTGGGAAAGGCGATCGAACGCATGCGCGCCGACGCCGGACAAAACGACAAATAG
- a CDS encoding Spy0128 family protein, translated as MTDNTDNDVPYVAFTNDYDTKPIDVVVNKQWEGVSKDEQVPVIVQLEWTGGENGHGVQATFELNADNNWTTTISGLPSATTTHGRITYTVVETKVKVGSSYKTLDESGFEAKYAYSEKAGTYTYTVTNSKKYVELDASTITVKKTVVGKAAQSDFKFTLTASGNNKDSVIWPEDSGQSLTATVSKDALSNLTEGQASANTTFLGTLRFPASDGVYTFDVKENSGDALTGWVYDTDTVIVTVTVTKGEAAVSYGYADGDADSATRDAAAFTNRYVAVSSLPLTGGPSERDWLIGGAGLGLLALLLIGGAGIWRGKQRLL; from the coding sequence GTGACGGATAATACGGATAATGATGTCCCCTATGTTGCTTTCACCAATGACTACGATACGAAGCCCATTGATGTGGTGGTCAATAAGCAATGGGAAGGCGTTTCGAAGGATGAGCAGGTCCCTGTCATCGTGCAACTGGAGTGGACCGGTGGGGAAAACGGGCACGGTGTGCAGGCGACCTTTGAGCTGAACGCAGACAATAATTGGACGACCACGATATCGGGTCTGCCTTCCGCCACCACAACGCATGGGCGGATTACCTACACGGTCGTGGAGACAAAAGTAAAAGTCGGCAGCAGCTATAAGACTCTAGATGAGAGCGGCTTTGAAGCTAAATATGCCTATTCCGAAAAAGCGGGCACGTACACATATACGGTGACCAATAGCAAGAAGTACGTTGAGCTTGATGCCAGCACGATTACGGTGAAGAAGACGGTGGTCGGCAAGGCCGCTCAATCCGACTTCAAGTTCACCTTGACCGCGAGTGGAAACAATAAGGACTCCGTGATATGGCCGGAAGACAGCGGTCAGTCGCTGACGGCGACCGTCTCCAAAGACGCACTGTCGAATTTGACCGAGGGCCAAGCTTCTGCGAACACCACATTCTTAGGTACGCTGCGCTTCCCTGCCAGCGACGGCGTCTACACCTTCGATGTGAAGGAAAACAGTGGTGACGCACTGACGGGCTGGGTATACGACACGGACACTGTGATCGTCACTGTGACTGTCACGAAGGGCGAGGCGGCTGTGAGCTATGGCTATGCAGATGGCGATGCGGATTCCGCTACGAGGGATGCCGCGGCGTTCACCAACCGCTACGTAGCGGTGTCGTCGCTGCCGTTGACCGGTGGACCGTCGGAGCGCGACTGGCTAATCGGCGGCGCGGGGCTGGGACTGCTTGCCTTGCTGCTGATCGGTGGTGCCGGCATCTGGCGCGGCAAGCAACGTTTGCTCTGA